Proteins from a genomic interval of Kozakia baliensis:
- a CDS encoding DUF1173 family protein — protein sequence MTDQWIRLPGNEGFNLAWKETEPARYQSRLAARRVENLRAGPGERAHCDCRHLGGFVELQIRQRGDACHLAVWPDTGTHHEPGCAFHRPDPDRSGRAGYSPGVIIEREEEDHVTIRLGLSLRRRAPGPEPVVSWLGGRQGAGTQRRMTLLGLLHLLWEKAGLHYWRPAFSGHRTPANIFARLSWAASQIHVGRTTVLGDLFCPVVSDDQKAVRRFHHRVDRHVGTMRLVIVGRVESLREAAKPGQHSIRLAGDRAGYRLFLSIPSSRWQRIANAAPREIAHLERENANVAVFGLFVVTAARLLKGKYTGFIDAQVEDAALMTTTDQIIPVESRYEAQIAELLVAQRRTFEKPLRFDASTDLVRPDFVLLDTPRANGFPMEVFGMASTDYLARRAEKEVYYATHFGDAGWWAWNVLEQTRPPCLPAPCSDRSAFG from the coding sequence ATGACCGACCAATGGATCCGCTTGCCGGGAAACGAGGGCTTCAATCTGGCCTGGAAGGAAACGGAGCCTGCCCGCTATCAAAGCCGTCTCGCCGCGCGGCGCGTCGAAAATCTGCGTGCCGGTCCGGGAGAGCGCGCGCATTGCGATTGTCGCCATCTGGGCGGCTTCGTCGAGTTGCAGATCCGGCAGCGTGGCGACGCCTGCCATCTGGCGGTGTGGCCGGACACCGGGACGCATCATGAACCCGGCTGCGCCTTCCATCGGCCCGATCCGGATCGCAGCGGCCGCGCTGGCTATTCGCCCGGCGTCATCATCGAGCGCGAGGAGGAAGATCACGTGACGATAAGGCTCGGCCTGTCGCTGCGTCGCCGCGCGCCCGGTCCTGAACCCGTCGTAAGCTGGTTGGGCGGCCGCCAAGGCGCAGGCACCCAGCGCCGCATGACCCTGCTCGGTCTGCTGCACCTACTCTGGGAAAAGGCCGGACTGCACTATTGGCGTCCAGCCTTCTCGGGTCACCGCACACCGGCCAACATTTTCGCGCGGCTGTCCTGGGCGGCGTCGCAGATTCATGTCGGCCGCACGACCGTGCTCGGCGATCTGTTCTGTCCCGTCGTGAGCGACGATCAAAAGGCGGTGCGCCGGTTTCATCACCGCGTCGATCGCCATGTCGGCACGATGCGTCTCGTGATTGTCGGGCGCGTCGAGAGCCTACGAGAAGCCGCCAAGCCCGGTCAGCACAGTATCCGCCTGGCCGGCGACCGCGCGGGCTATCGCCTGTTTCTTTCAATCCCGAGCAGCCGCTGGCAGCGGATTGCGAACGCGGCTCCCCGTGAAATCGCGCATCTTGAGCGAGAAAACGCCAACGTGGCGGTCTTCGGTCTGTTCGTGGTCACGGCCGCGCGTCTGCTCAAAGGGAAATATACCGGCTTCATCGACGCGCAGGTGGAAGACGCCGCTCTGATGACGACGACTGATCAGATCATCCCGGTCGAGAGCCGCTATGAGGCGCAGATCGCCGAACTTCTCGTGGCGCAGCGCCGAACCTTTGAAAAGCCGCTGCGCTTCGACGCGTCGACTGATCTCGTGCGACCTGATTTCGTGCTGCTCGACACGCCACGAGCGAACGGCTTTCCCATGGAGGTCTTCGGCATGGCGAGCACTGACTACCTTGCCAGGCGCGCGGAAAAAGAGGTGTATTACGCCACCCACTTCGGCGATGCCGGGTGGTGGGCGTGGAATGTTTTAGAGCAAACCCGCCCGCCGTGCTTGCCCGCGCCGTGCTCAGATCGATCAGCTTTCGGCTGA
- a CDS encoding type IV secretory system conjugative DNA transfer family protein has protein sequence MAKRQIGAPTADQQIRRGATYRDTRPLSVRFLAEMRTASSGFVLLVMAGATWFVPAVLGVTVPLSLLLSLWVLTRRAVLPFHLPRYSGLIDEHDLDPATRKPRKANGIVYLGTDAQSGQQLWLSSDAARQHAAMPGTTGAGKTTSAISLLANPLAHGSGFILVDGKGDNTVHGDVLALARRFGLDDQVYNLNFLTASSVRESNSFNPFATGNADAIREMLVSQLGEPASNDANGVFRDRAVNLIGTLTPALVWMRDVHGLAINIETIRFATELRWIASLARHRLFLVRVPGSNQPEKIEVRDIPDDILYPLQAYLGELPGYDIGLEWNQQKENKPSEQHGYATMYFSRVFTQFGVSLGHIFKVETGDIDMRDIVLNRRILVVTLPALENSSDTLAGLGKIIVASVRGVMAQLLGARLNGPANEIFKLKAGSGDAPFQIFFDELAAYVTDGMDRMLAMGRGLNCMFWLGFQDLPGLTTRIGDKAFTLLGNANLTHAMRLQDAMRTREWIEKQADRVEVTQATHYEGNSAGSYREGRGAEVREVARIPWADLQSLIEGEAITLYGGRVVHSKTFYAALNGRAGEVRLSAPIMLASRRHAESGSPDDETRAVLETIENGSFRIEMPTPVVEPALAKLVAGIGTLAPTDRNFQQTFTDVALSLVGVSVDPIPADGATAIDFPKPRPEEPVTPFDVMLRNGARQPQRGFARTPDPNQPLDGSLLSALDMIERLIDPRPGVARRKALLLMGVRDELNRRIVASEKAFVSPLSDDELIERLEALQEALAA, from the coding sequence ATGGCCAAGCGGCAGATCGGCGCGCCCACGGCCGACCAGCAGATCCGGCGCGGGGCGACCTACCGCGACACGCGCCCGCTCTCGGTGCGCTTTCTGGCGGAGATGCGCACCGCCTCGTCGGGCTTCGTGCTGCTCGTGATGGCGGGCGCGACCTGGTTTGTTCCGGCCGTACTCGGCGTGACGGTGCCTTTGTCGTTGCTGCTGAGCCTCTGGGTGCTGACGCGTCGCGCCGTGCTTCCCTTTCATCTGCCGCGCTATAGCGGGCTGATCGACGAACACGATCTCGATCCGGCGACGCGCAAGCCGCGCAAGGCCAACGGCATCGTCTATCTCGGCACGGACGCCCAGAGCGGTCAGCAACTTTGGCTTTCCTCCGACGCCGCCCGCCAGCACGCGGCGATGCCGGGCACGACTGGCGCCGGCAAGACGACATCGGCGATCTCGTTGCTCGCCAACCCGCTCGCGCACGGCTCGGGCTTCATCCTGGTCGATGGCAAAGGCGACAACACCGTTCATGGCGACGTGCTGGCCCTGGCGCGGCGGTTCGGTCTGGACGATCAGGTCTACAACCTGAATTTCCTCACCGCGAGTTCGGTGCGGGAATCCAACAGCTTCAATCCGTTTGCGACCGGCAACGCGGACGCGATCCGAGAAATGCTGGTCAGCCAGCTCGGCGAACCCGCCTCCAATGATGCCAACGGTGTGTTTCGCGACCGCGCCGTCAATCTCATCGGCACCCTGACACCGGCGCTCGTTTGGATGCGCGATGTCCATGGCCTGGCGATCAATATTGAGACCATCCGCTTTGCCACCGAACTGCGCTGGATCGCCAGTCTCGCGCGTCACCGCCTGTTCCTTGTCCGCGTGCCCGGCTCCAATCAGCCCGAAAAAATCGAGGTGCGCGATATTCCCGACGACATCCTCTACCCGCTGCAAGCCTATCTGGGCGAGCTGCCGGGCTATGACATCGGCCTGGAATGGAACCAACAGAAAGAGAACAAGCCGTCCGAGCAACATGGCTACGCCACCATGTATTTCTCCCGCGTCTTTACCCAGTTCGGCGTCAGTCTCGGTCATATCTTCAAGGTGGAGACCGGCGATATCGACATGCGCGATATCGTGCTCAACCGTCGTATCCTCGTGGTCACGCTGCCGGCGCTGGAAAATTCGTCCGATACATTGGCGGGGCTGGGCAAGATCATCGTCGCTTCGGTGCGCGGCGTCATGGCGCAGCTGCTCGGCGCGCGCCTCAACGGTCCGGCCAATGAGATTTTTAAGCTCAAGGCGGGGTCGGGCGATGCCCCGTTCCAGATCTTCTTCGACGAATTAGCGGCCTACGTTACCGACGGCATGGACCGCATGCTGGCCATGGGGCGCGGTCTGAATTGCATGTTCTGGCTCGGCTTTCAGGATTTGCCGGGCCTGACGACGCGCATCGGCGACAAGGCGTTCACCCTGCTCGGCAACGCCAACCTCACGCACGCGATGCGGCTTCAGGACGCCATGCGCACCCGCGAATGGATCGAAAAACAGGCCGATCGCGTCGAGGTCACGCAGGCGACCCATTACGAGGGCAATTCCGCCGGAAGCTATCGCGAGGGGCGGGGCGCCGAAGTGCGTGAGGTCGCGCGCATCCCCTGGGCCGACCTGCAATCCCTGATCGAGGGTGAGGCCATCACCCTGTATGGCGGCCGCGTCGTGCACTCCAAAACGTTTTACGCGGCGCTCAACGGCCGTGCCGGCGAGGTCCGGTTGTCCGCGCCGATCATGCTGGCGAGCCGCCGTCATGCGGAAAGCGGGAGCCCGGACGACGAAACCCGCGCCGTGCTCGAAACGATCGAGAACGGCAGTTTCCGCATCGAGATGCCCACCCCCGTCGTCGAGCCTGCGCTCGCCAAGCTCGTCGCCGGCATCGGAACGCTCGCTCCGACCGACCGAAATTTTCAGCAGACCTTCACCGACGTCGCGCTCAGCCTGGTAGGCGTCTCCGTCGATCCGATCCCGGCGGACGGGGCGACGGCCATCGACTTTCCGAAACCACGTCCGGAGGAGCCGGTCACGCCGTTCGACGTCATGCTGCGCAACGGCGCGCGTCAGCCGCAGCGCGGTTTTGCGCGCACGCCCGATCCCAACCAGCCGCTGGATGGGTCGCTGCTGTCCGCCCTGGATATGATCGAACGACTGATCGATCCGCGCCCGGGGGTGGCCCGTCGCAAGGCGCTGCTTTTGATGGGCGTGCGCGACGAACTGAACCGCAGGATCGTCGCGAGCGAAAAAGCCTTTGTTTCACCACTCTCCGACGACGAACTCATCGAGCGGTTGGAGGCCTTGCAGGAGGCGCTTGCGGCATGA